In the Myxocyprinus asiaticus isolate MX2 ecotype Aquarium Trade chromosome 31, UBuf_Myxa_2, whole genome shotgun sequence genome, GGCACTGGGTCAATCATCCTTGCTACTCTGCAACACAGGCATTCACACCACCGGTTCAGACATAAATATCTGACGTGCTTATAAATAACTGGGCGTGATGGAAATGTACAGCATATCTTTGTGTGTAGGCTCATTGGTGTTACTGTGTTTGCGACGGTCAAGACTCCCAATAACTCAACTGGCAAGGACGACCGGAAATCCAGTAGTGCtgatatgtggaaaaaaacaaTCGGCAGGCAGCACAGCTGCTAAATTAAAAATGGACACCATATCAGGAATGTGTACTGCTTAGACAAGCCTCTACGAGCAAGCTTACACTCACAAAGCAGTGCATATTACCAATGTGCTGTTATCTCCTGTAAAATGCAATTGTGTTTTTGACTTGGCCGACTTGTTCAGTTAATATAAAGAGAGTTTATAGGCGTAAacattttaaaggaaaattctgggttcgatccaagttaagctcaaccgacagcatttgaggcatagtgttgtttaccacaaaaaatattttgacttgcccttcctttaatttaaaaaaagcaaaaatctgtgttccagtgaggtacttacaatggaagtgaatggtgaccagacctttgaagctctaaaatcccaaattcagcataaaagtaatccataagacttcagtggtttaatatttgtcttctgaagcgatgcagtcactttgggtgagaaacagacaatctataaatctccactttcactttctttcacatccacaagtgaaagtggagatttatagaaaaaaggacttaaatattgatctgcttctcacccaaagtgattgcatcacttcagaggagtcttatggattacttttatgtggcctttatgtgatttttggaccttcaaagttctggtcaccattcacttgcattgtatggacctacagagctgagatatacttctaaaactctttgtttgtgttctgcagaagaaagtcatacacatctgggatggcatgagggtgagtaaatgatgagagaattttcatttttgagtgagctaTCCCTTAAAATTCTCTGATATTTACAGGTTTTTTCATGTCTGAGGGATccctgatttttaaaaataaaaataattctgaatAACGTGTTTGCAGCTTAGCTTCCATAAATGGTCTGAGCGCACTGGGGAGGGAACAAATGTACTGTACTTTGCTTTCattgtgtctgtgagtgtattCTTACATATTTCCACCCCAGTGTAGTTTTGCAGTTTTCACAGTAGATGTCTGCAACTGCATGGAGCCCTGTGAGCAGAACCCTCTCCTCTGCAGGACCACATCCCACGTTCACCCTGAGGAATGAGACACAACCATGCCCAGGAAGGAACAATTAGGACTGAGGAAGTATAGTGGACATGACTGATATACATAAAGTCTGTTCATGCCAAACTGcttaaaatacataaatgaaaatgttgagctaaatgttcctgtagctcaactggtagagcataagGGTTTTATCAAAACATCAAGATTGTGAGTTCGATTCCACAAATCAAATTCGCATATACTGGCAAAAATGTATACTTTAAATGCAGTGTAACTTGATTTGGATAAAAAGCATTTGTCAACTGCATAAATGTACTATAAATGTACAGAGACAACTTACACAGAGTTGAACAGATATGCTCTACCCTGACTTCCTTGAAAAGACTAGAGGAAAAAACAGACAAATTCCTATGAGAATACCAGTATAGCATATGACATCACTTTGAAATGTTAATTTGAAGATATTTGCTGTATCTACAGTAGCTGAGCAGAACTGTCGTGACATTAAACAGGATGTTGATCATTCAACGTGTAAGCTTCGTACAGTTAACAAACATGTTTGTTCCTGCCTTGTTATTACTCCTGTTGTCAGGTCATTAATTCTCAGCTCGTTAATTACCTTGGAGATGAGCTCGTCATGGTTGGCAAGGTGTGCCCTGCAGTGGATGCAGCTGTAGGTGCGATGGCAGCTGGGCAGGTAGGCCTGGAAGGTTTTGGAGCGCGTCATGGTGACCATGGGCCGGGTTGGCGGGCGGTGCAAGAATGGGCTGCCGGCCCAGGTCGGCTCACAGGGGAAGCACCGCAACACACAGGTGAGGGCCGTGGTGGGGCAGGGTGGGAGGTATACACCTGCACACACAGAGAAGTACCCGGAGATGATAGGGATGGGACCATGGGCGGTTTTAAGTTTCATAGATTCCACCTTTGTAATAGGTTGATGtaacgttaaaggaatagttcacccaaaaatgaaaattcttaatttactctccttcatgccggtccaaacctgtgtgactttctttcttgtgaacacaaaaggagatgtttcgaTGAATATCgcagtccatcttttcaataaaatagctgttgatagtgactcactttaaagcttaagaaAGGgcccaaaagtataataaaatagtccatgtgactcatgcgtcatattccatgtcttctgaagacatatgatgggttttggtgagaaacaacctgaaatttaagtcattgtgCAGTAACAATCTTGATTTCCATTGGTGTTCATTAGCACTATGAGAGAATCTTGTTCACAATGGCAcacgagaacttgcattgtttagtgtTCAAAATATCGCAAGCTCacgcatcttcttttgtgtttccgcataagaaagaaagccgtacaggtttggaatgacatgagagagaGTAatcataacagaattttcattttcgacATGTAACTTTTCCGATTTAAAAATCTCTTGAAAAATCTAAACACAGTGGCTCTTGTGCTGCTTTCAAAACCACTGCACTGTTTGGACAAGTCAAACTCTTGGCATTTATACTACTGTACCTCTTTGTTGAAACCTTTTGGAAACAATCATTAGTAGTGCTAGCTAAGCCAAGCATTaatattacaattgttcattcttGGTTAGGGACTGGATaggaacaaacccctaaccataagtattaaacttcaacaTGTAACTCATTGAGTCTCATCTAATTAAAATTACGTAACTGTGTCAATACGTGGCGAGGCATTTCCGAGGTGAGTTAAATGtttgagttaaatgttctcccagacAGATCAGGTTAAGATTAATCATCtatcgagtttgaaatcaacaaagccaacctccataccctaaacctttagcctaaacctaactaatagtgtcataaaaagcaaatgtgagataaaaaatgcaattgctgaagcaaccatgtcattttgtggtgcttctatgacactttccaCTCATGTGTCGattcgcatgctcttcaggattcGTAATACAAtttgagctaccgcgcaatttgatcacactcaaactgggttataaatgtagttggctatATAATGCAAACATATCACCTTACaaatcatgtgctatagtaaaagtgattAGATGTCATAGGATagcattgtgtgtggaacagggtgaaaagtttatgaactgataatcttccctttTATTTGTGATCTGTGTGAAAAGGAATAAAAGTCTTTGTTGTTGTGGCACCAGtaatagtgttcatttcaccaggaaactgccgccaTACGTAGAACCAGTCacgtaaaaatcagtttgcaaaaatgtaggtatatgagaccaggctgaactCATCCCGCACCGTTTGAGTTattgacatgaatgatacctcaaattgtgctgcTTATTGAGGAGCGGTGTTATCTAACTTTTTTAAGTATTCAGCcttattggactcaagatggcgcagagtatggctgctgcgttgcgagctccgacacaacattgtagttttttgtttgttttgtttacaattcttatgttttttgtcttggatgttatctgccttattgtctatgacagacaaacacttttggacattggttctgcaattacacaccgtaaacaggacttcaaattccttgatgccgacccgctgtttacaaacacgccgaAGCCCTTTTTCTGGGCTgcccagccgcggaaacgcaaaaggaaaaggggaaacagagcggacgttctcatcagagtaagacgtcgcgaaaatcgacccccgctacccagtattctactggcaaatgttcagtctctggataacaagctctgcgagctgagagtgcggatctctttccaacgagagacgagggactgctgcattatctgccttacagaaacttggatgtctgtggagattccagactcagccattgaacccgcggggttctccatgcaccgagcggacagagcaaaagacctctcaggtaaaagcagaggtggtggtgtatgttttatgatcaacaaatcctggtgtgatcagaggaacgtacattctgtcaagtctttctgctctcctgatctggaatttctcatgcttctgtgtcgaccattctggcaaccgagggaattcacagcggtctttatcactgctgtgtacatcccgccacaagccgacacagacagggcactcaaggaactgtacgggattataagcaagcaggaaaccgtgcaccccgaggccgcgttcattgtgaccggggactttaacaaagccaatctcaaatcagtcgcaccaaaatactaccaacacattagttttaacacacgaggggaccgggttttggaccattgctactctccgttctgggatggctacaaatccctcccccacccaccatttggcaaatcggaccactcttccattctgcttctgcccgcttacaggcagaaactgaaacaggaagcacccaccctcggaacgatccagtgttggtcggaccaatcagactgtatgctacaagactgttttgatgacgcggactgggagatgttccggtctgcttctgatgacgacatcgaactttacgctgatagcgtaacgtgtttcatcagaaagtgcgtagaggacatctttctgaccaaaacaatacggatctatccaaaccagaaaccttggattaatagcgatgttcgcgcagcacttgatgcgcggacctccgcttttaattccgggaacgcggaggagcataaacaagccagttatgccctccgaaaagaacaacaaaacgtcagtacagggacaagattgaaggacagttcaacaccaccaactctagaagcatgtggcagggaattaacatcatcacagactttaaagggaataaaaactcctccGTGAACACCTCtacctctctaccggatgagctaaatactttttatgctcatttcgagggaaattaCACCggcctcgtggagagagctctcgcagccgaagctacagaggctTGTTCATTCTCCGTCTctatagcggatgtaacccgatccttccgacgggtgaatatccgcaaagccacgggtccagacggcattccgggccgcatcatcagagcgtgtgcgaaccaactggctggtgtttttacggacattttcaacctttccctctccttatctgtggtccccacatgctttaaatgtccaccattgtgcctgttccaaagcaatccaaaatcacttgcttaaatgactggtgtcttgttgctctgacccccatcatcagcaaatgctttgagagactaatcagagattacagtttgcttaccgcaacaaccgctccactgatgatgccattgcatccacaatacacactgctctctcccacctggaaaaaaagaacacttatgtgagaatgttgtttgtagactacagctcagcattcaacaccatagtgccctccaagcttgatgagaaactccggctctgggcttaaacagctcgctgtgcagctggatcatggacttcctgtcaagcggATGCCAgttggttagaatgggcagcaacatctcttcatcactgatcctcaacactggagccccacagggctgtgttctcagcccactcctgtattctctgtacacacatgactgtgtggcaacacacagctccattgccatcattaagtttgctgatgatgcgacggtggtaggtctgatcactgacaatgttgaaacagcctacagagaggaggtgcacactctgacacactggtgtcaggagcacaacctctccctcaacgtcagtaagacaaaggagcttgtggtggacttcagaagaagagaaagagaacacagccccatcatcatcaatggagcaccagtggagagagtcagcagcttcaagttcctgggtgtccacatcactgaggaactcacatggtctgtccacactgaggccgttgtgaagaaggctcatcagagcctcttcttcctgagacggctgaggaagtttggaatgaaccgccacatcctcacacggttctacacctgcactgtagaaagcatcctgactggctgcatctccgcctggtatggcaatagcacagcccacaatcgcaaagccctgcaaagggtggtgcgaactgccggacacatcatcggaggtgagcttccctccctccaggacatatataccaggcggtgtgtgaaaaaagctcggaggatcatcagagactccagccacccgagccatgggctgctcttactgctaccatcaggcaggcggtatcgcagcatcacgACCTGCACCagtcgacttcatgacagcttcttcccccaagcaatcagacttttaaactcttgatctctcacgatcaaatacatcagcactgcactttattactcttattatctcacaccggactgtcataaattatattctctcttaacaacgcactggcaacttactatcaaccgacagcctgattgtcaatacagtacaatacaacctactgtatattttatatatactatatatactatttttattgtataatgtgtattctatattgtgtgtattgtatactgtacattgtatgttattatttgtatattgtgttgtgtgtaattatgtgtatattagactttaaattgtgttgtgtaaatctgatgtttattgtaaattggtatatgtctcatcactgtcacgactgctatgttgctcggaactgcacccaagaattccacacactattgcactgtatatggttgtgtgacagacactggctaccacccctggagttcgctagttcgctagtttgaatcccagggcatgcttagtgactccagccagggctcctaagccaccaaattggcccggttgctagggagggtagagtcacatggggtaacctcctcgtggttgctataatgtggtttgttctcggtggggcgtgtggtgagttgagcgcggatgctgtggtggatggcgtgtctctgtggcaacgtgctcaacaagccatgtgataagatgtgtggattgattgtctcagacgcggaggcaactgggattcatcctgcgccaaattgaggcgaatcactatgcgaccacgaggacttaaaagcgcactgggaattgggcattccaaattgggtgaaaaaaaaaaaacatattcagcCTTACAATTTTCAGTTGGTGGAttgtaaaatgaacaaaaaaacatAGACTTACAGGGCTCCATTTTTGTGAGTGTGCACAGCGCAGCGTTACGCAATACGACTGtgcaatgtcttatccaattttcaagaTAGCGCTAATTCCAAGTGCAATTTTCttgccagtgcaaagcgcaaatggccatgggtgggagtgtttgcgctattgtgggtgtaggtgtgcaaactgtgggtgtattgtatgtaaatgtatttgcTATTTTCCACAGAATctggtcattgcactaagacgtttcaataccacctcttaactccacattaagttcctgcatttgcagtttggagatttcactagaaggtggtaataaagttcatgtccaaattctgagagtacagaacatcaaataatgtccttgatgattgctgttgaagccgtttgttgaaacaaaaaatatgagatttgtgtttctagagatcatggtttattttttcaattattattattttttttattgctatgtttaagtcactgcaaaatgtatggatttggtatgatttttttgaccacttattacaagttattatacaatttacagttattttgattatatttccgtttcgtttgaagtgtaatttgaatttagaaatatttttggttaaatttttttaagtttcaataaatgtatcgtgtttcaacttcttatgaatgtacaGTCTTTGTTTACATCGCTGGTGCTTGAGAGGGAACGGACTGCATAATAGGATGGAGACGGTACCGGCGAAGAACCTCCATTGACCCAATTAGCGCCTTGCGTGCGCGATTTCACCAaatccacttgcgcctagacttaatgcatgcttgcatgaaaataccaacacttcatggccatgcccattgactttgcacttatgacttaaggcaCTGCGCTGTGCTAAACACTTGCacacttaaaatagggcccacaaTGAAAGAGGGACCAGACTTGGGTCAGTCAGCAACCATGTAGCTACCCAGACCACCCTACCATACCAACTACATATCAGCATTCTAAAaataactcaaaacaccttagcaacagtaTAGCAATTCCCTAGCAACTACCAACAACATCCTAGAATCATAGCGGTGACTTGCATGCAGAGAACcgttcacattttctttagaatatATAACAATTTTTGCAGTTCCTTTTGGTGCCATtagtggtgtagaaattacacactttacctttaaaaagTCTGAGCATGTTTGTATGCACTAGTCAGATGTGTTATTCTTTTCTTGCATTGCTTCCTTCGGTTAGAAAGCTTTGTTGAGGAAGGAGAATGCACGTCTTAAGAGTCCTGAGCAAAAAGCAGCTTTTATGTTCTGTCTATTGTTTGCTCGCCAAAGCGTGGGGCTGGGGAATAAAGAGTCTACTGATAGACCAAAGCGtttacccacacaaacacacaactataGGCGGATGCACACTAGCACTGTGACATGTCCACAAATAAACTCTCTTGCATACTGGTGACCTGCTCTCGCCCCATATCCACACCCTGACCTAAAGGGTATTTTAGGACTCAGTGAGCTCTAAAGTTTGCTCAGGATGTAATGCTGAAAAAAACCCTGTGGTATTTTCTGACAGTTTACTGTCGACCAAACGATGCATTTTGTGACACTGCTGTGATAACTGCATAGAAGATGAGATAATAGATTTCTTGTTCTTTCGCACAAACACAGTTTCTAGACTAAGTGGTTTTTATTTGTTCAAAGTTAATACTG is a window encoding:
- the LOC127422355 gene encoding protein yippee-like 2, translated to MVTMTRSKTFQAYLPSCHRTYSCIHCRAHLANHDELISKSFQGSQGRAYLFNSVVNVGCGPAEERVLLTGLHAVADIYCENCKTTLGWKYEHAFESSQKYKEGKFIIELAHMIKDNGWD